In one window of Chryseobacterium sp. JV274 DNA:
- a CDS encoding SDR family NAD(P)-dependent oxidoreductase, translated as MESTINALQQPVQSGFNAYSTAQEVIKGIDLTGKTVIITGGYAGIGLETTKVLISAGAQVIIPARDIEKARKNLSGIENFELEEMDLMNPSSIDTFAKRFTASGKSLDLLINNAGIMWVPLRRDSRGFESQLATNYLGQFHLTAKLWPALKKADGARVISVSSYGHQMSPFDFEDPNFEKRDYDTLSGYGQSKTACNLFAVELDERGKEFNIRAYSLHPGSVYGTDLGREEPVELFKQLGTHDENGNIKPEVEARLKTISQGAATTIWCAVSPQLNEIGGVYCENCDIAEIDRGQIEHRFDEPATIRGVQPYSIDKKNAEELWKLSEEMLGFRFDAK; from the coding sequence ATGGAATCAACTATCAATGCATTGCAACAGCCCGTTCAATCAGGGTTTAATGCGTATTCAACAGCTCAGGAAGTTATTAAAGGAATCGATCTTACCGGAAAAACGGTGATCATCACCGGCGGTTATGCAGGAATTGGTCTTGAAACCACAAAAGTATTGATCTCAGCCGGAGCACAGGTAATTATTCCGGCAAGAGATATTGAAAAGGCACGAAAAAATCTATCGGGAATTGAAAATTTTGAACTTGAAGAAATGGACCTGATGAATCCATCTTCTATTGATACTTTTGCAAAACGATTTACAGCATCAGGAAAAAGCCTGGATCTGCTTATTAATAATGCAGGAATCATGTGGGTTCCTCTTCGCAGAGACAGCAGAGGTTTTGAGTCTCAACTGGCGACCAATTACCTTGGGCAGTTTCACCTTACCGCAAAATTATGGCCGGCTCTGAAAAAAGCAGATGGAGCAAGGGTGATCAGTGTTTCTTCTTATGGCCATCAGATGTCTCCTTTTGATTTTGAAGATCCTAATTTTGAGAAAAGAGACTATGATACCTTATCCGGATACGGACAATCCAAAACAGCCTGCAATCTATTTGCCGTAGAACTTGATGAAAGAGGAAAAGAATTTAACATCAGAGCCTATTCCCTTCATCCCGGTTCTGTATATGGTACTGATCTAGGCAGAGAAGAACCTGTTGAACTTTTTAAACAACTTGGAACGCATGATGAAAACGGAAATATCAAACCGGAGGTTGAAGCACGTTTAAAAACGATTTCACAAGGGGCTGCTACGACAATCTGGTGTGCTGTAAGTCCTCAGCTTAACGAAATAGGTGGAGTGTATTGTGAAAACTGTGATATTGCGGAGATCGACAGAGGACAGATTGAGCACAGGTTTGATGAACCGGCTACCATCCGCGGAGTACAGCCCTATTCTATTGACAAAAAAAATGCGGAAGAGTTGTGGAAACTGAGTGAAGAGATGTTGGGATTCCGCTTTGATGCCAAATAA
- a CDS encoding glycosyltransferase: protein MKPTISIVVAIYNRKDELFELLTSLTQQTDKEFEIIIVDDGSLIDLKPTIENFEQGLDIKYFRKDNSGPGLTRNYGAARAANEWLVFVDSDVIVEKDYIEHIKNDILTIPCDAFGGADKAHKGFNLMQKAISYSMTSVFTTGGIRGSKKAVSKFQPRSFNMGVKKSVFEKVGGFSEMRIGEDPDLSMTLWENGFTTAFFDNIAVYHKRRVDFGKFSKQVYQFGCARPILNQRHPNYVKISFAFPTLFMLGYAMGFLEYFIMHRGIILSFYGLYTFLVLFHALLLTKNISIAGMAVISTYIQMFSYGYGFLKSWILLNVFRMKPEDAFPHHYYKK, encoded by the coding sequence TTGAAGCCTACTATTTCCATTGTCGTTGCCATTTACAACCGAAAAGATGAACTTTTTGAGCTGCTGACTTCTCTTACCCAACAGACGGATAAGGAGTTTGAGATCATTATTGTAGATGACGGTTCTCTGATCGACCTGAAACCTACTATCGAAAACTTTGAGCAGGGGCTGGATATTAAATATTTCAGAAAAGATAATTCAGGACCTGGATTGACAAGAAATTATGGAGCAGCAAGAGCAGCCAATGAATGGCTGGTATTTGTAGACAGTGATGTCATCGTTGAAAAAGATTATATTGAACATATTAAAAATGATATTCTTACAATTCCCTGTGATGCATTTGGAGGTGCAGATAAGGCTCATAAAGGATTCAATCTTATGCAGAAGGCTATTTCCTATTCCATGACCTCTGTTTTTACTACCGGAGGAATCAGGGGAAGTAAAAAAGCTGTTTCTAAATTTCAGCCCAGAAGTTTTAACATGGGAGTGAAAAAGTCTGTTTTTGAAAAGGTAGGTGGATTTTCAGAAATGAGAATAGGAGAGGATCCGGATCTGTCTATGACGCTTTGGGAAAATGGATTTACTACTGCTTTTTTTGACAATATTGCTGTTTATCACAAGCGTAGAGTCGATTTTGGAAAATTCTCCAAGCAGGTCTATCAGTTTGGCTGTGCAAGACCAATCCTTAATCAGAGACATCCCAATTATGTAAAGATCTCGTTTGCATTTCCTACTTTATTTATGTTAGGATATGCAATGGGCTTTCTGGAGTATTTTATTATGCATAGAGGGATAATCCTTTCTTTTTATGGATTGTACACCTTTTTGGTGTTGTTTCACGCTTTATTACTGACTAAAAATATCAGCATTGCCGGTATGGCCGTTATTTCCACCTATATTCAAATGTTTTCTTACGGCTATGGATTCCTGAAATCCTGGATTCTGCTCAATGTTTTCAGAATGAAACCGGAGGATGCTTTTCCACATCATTATTATAAGAAATAG
- a CDS encoding aminotransferase class I/II-fold pyridoxal phosphate-dependent enzyme — translation MEDFNAANEIQDLQYFGEFGGVNPSISDSSTYTFLSAKTMFDTFEGNAEGCYLYSRHSSPMNLYLAQALAKMENTESANVTASGMGAITSVLMQVCKSGDHIISSRTIYGGTYAFLKNFMPQFNVATSFVDINNFESIEKAITPNTKVIYCESVSNPLLEVADLRKLSEICKKHNLKLIVDNTFSPLSISPTLFGADVVIHSLTKFINGSSDTVGGVYCATQAFIDDTKNVNSGACMLLGPTMDSLRSSSILKNLRTLHIRIKQHSHNAMYLAERFEKDGLKVSYPGLPSHKNHELMKSMLHEEYGYGGLLTLDAGTTEKANELMELMQTENLGYLAVSLGFYKTLFSCSGKSTSSEIPEEERASIGISDGLIRFSIGLDHDIKRTYHKMKECMLKVGVLNHHENISIS, via the coding sequence ATGGAAGACTTTAACGCAGCCAACGAGATCCAGGATCTTCAGTATTTTGGTGAATTCGGAGGAGTAAATCCTTCTATCTCAGATAGCTCTACGTATACATTCCTTTCTGCAAAGACCATGTTTGATACTTTTGAAGGAAATGCGGAGGGATGCTATTTATATTCCAGACATTCATCCCCTATGAACCTTTATCTGGCTCAGGCTCTTGCCAAGATGGAAAACACGGAATCTGCCAACGTTACAGCATCCGGAATGGGAGCGATCACTTCCGTTCTGATGCAGGTATGCAAAAGTGGAGACCATATTATTTCAAGCAGAACCATCTACGGAGGAACTTATGCTTTTCTTAAAAACTTCATGCCTCAGTTTAATGTAGCAACCAGTTTTGTTGATATCAATAATTTTGAGTCTATAGAAAAAGCAATTACTCCCAATACTAAAGTTATTTACTGCGAAAGTGTGAGCAACCCGCTTCTTGAAGTGGCAGACCTTAGAAAACTTTCTGAAATCTGTAAAAAACACAACCTGAAACTGATCGTAGACAATACCTTCTCTCCTCTTTCGATCTCTCCGACGTTATTTGGGGCAGATGTTGTGATTCATAGTCTGACGAAGTTTATCAACGGAAGCAGTGATACCGTAGGAGGTGTATATTGTGCAACACAGGCATTTATTGATGATACCAAAAATGTCAATTCCGGGGCTTGTATGCTTCTGGGACCAACGATGGACAGCTTAAGATCATCAAGTATTTTAAAAAACCTGAGAACATTGCACATCAGAATCAAACAGCATAGCCACAATGCCATGTATCTTGCTGAAAGATTTGAAAAAGACGGCTTAAAGGTATCTTACCCTGGATTACCATCCCATAAAAATCATGAATTAATGAAGAGCATGCTTCATGAAGAATACGGATACGGCGGATTACTGACGCTGGATGCCGGAACCACAGAAAAAGCCAACGAACTGATGGAGCTGATGCAGACAGAAAATCTGGGTTATCTTGCGGTAAGCTTAGGGTTCTATAAAACCTTATTCTCATGCTCAGGAAAATCTACCTCATCTGAAATTCCGGAAGAAGAAAGAGCTTCCATAGGTATTTCAGACGGACTGATCAGATTCTCTATCGGTCTTGACCACGATATTAAAAGAACGTACCATAAAATGAAGGAGTGTATGCTGAAAGTAGGGGTTCTTAACCACCATGAAAACATTTCTATATCCTAA
- a CDS encoding Lrp/AsnC family transcriptional regulator has product MELDETDKKLLSFLQEDCKQTTKELSGKLGLSVTAVYERVKKLENAGVISKYVALLDKSKVKKNFIVLCHVKLSQHKKEFVLQFEKEVMDLQEVTECFHVSGDYDYILKIGVKDIEDYRSFMLTKLTTLQHIASTHSSFMISEVKNTTAIVL; this is encoded by the coding sequence ATGGAACTTGACGAAACTGACAAAAAACTTTTATCTTTTTTACAGGAAGACTGCAAACAAACCACCAAAGAACTGTCCGGGAAGCTTGGATTATCTGTTACAGCTGTTTATGAACGTGTGAAAAAGCTTGAAAATGCAGGCGTCATTTCAAAATATGTAGCCTTGCTGGACAAAAGCAAAGTTAAGAAAAATTTTATCGTCCTGTGTCATGTCAAATTAAGCCAGCATAAAAAAGAATTTGTATTGCAGTTTGAAAAGGAGGTGATGGATCTGCAGGAGGTTACAGAATGTTTTCATGTAAGTGGAGATTATGATTATATCCTTAAAATAGGGGTGAAAGATATTGAAGATTACCGCAGCTTTATGCTGACGAAACTGACAACGCTTCAGCACATCGCAAGCACGCACAGTTCATTTATGATTTCCGAAGTAAAAAACACAACGGCGATCGTATTGTAG
- a CDS encoding serine hydrolase domain-containing protein: protein MRSKQVLQVLAILCLTLFCSKVKSQAAFNKELPKEFTDKFTKEINDSIPSLGSFIVSQDSRIMYEQYFHGANKETVFSVKSVTKSIVSVLSGIAKDKNLLPNLNTPVLKILPEYNVSRSSFKNISNIEGKVLHDSIRNTLTLKNILTMQGGFDWIENSKISTAMSFSGDPVKFVLDLPFEEYPGTVFNYNSGESHLFGAALAKIVKTNLKQFATENLFKPLKMNVTRWDTDSMNRNLAGSELFMKPDDMLKFGSMILNNGKLGGKQIVSQKWIQESTSEQVKLDSWDVMPNANGYGYYWWRRKTNGHQAFVATGYGGQLICVIPDLKMVIVTTCFLNDKNKGRSDIKRLHYFIDKITQKETETNKNL from the coding sequence ATGAGATCCAAGCAAGTACTGCAGGTTTTGGCAATTTTATGTCTTACCTTATTCTGTTCTAAAGTAAAATCACAGGCAGCTTTCAACAAAGAATTACCTAAAGAATTTACAGACAAATTCACCAAGGAAATCAATGACAGTATTCCGTCTTTGGGATCTTTTATCGTTTCTCAGGACAGCAGGATCATGTATGAACAGTATTTTCACGGAGCCAATAAAGAAACTGTCTTCAGCGTAAAATCTGTTACCAAAAGCATCGTATCTGTTCTGTCAGGTATCGCAAAAGATAAAAACTTACTGCCCAATCTCAATACTCCGGTTTTAAAAATCCTTCCGGAATACAATGTTTCAAGAAGCAGTTTTAAAAACATTTCCAATATTGAAGGGAAAGTTCTTCATGATTCTATCAGAAATACGTTAACATTAAAGAATATCCTGACCATGCAGGGTGGTTTCGACTGGATTGAAAATTCAAAAATTTCAACGGCCATGTCATTTTCCGGTGATCCTGTAAAGTTTGTTCTGGATCTGCCTTTCGAAGAATATCCGGGTACTGTATTCAACTACAATAGTGGTGAATCTCATCTTTTTGGAGCTGCATTGGCAAAAATTGTAAAGACCAACCTGAAACAATTCGCGACTGAAAATCTTTTTAAACCTTTAAAAATGAATGTTACCCGATGGGACACAGATTCAATGAACAGAAATTTGGCAGGCTCAGAACTTTTTATGAAACCAGATGATATGCTGAAGTTTGGATCCATGATCCTTAACAACGGGAAGCTTGGCGGCAAACAAATTGTCTCTCAAAAATGGATTCAGGAATCTACTTCTGAACAGGTAAAGCTGGATTCATGGGATGTAATGCCCAATGCCAACGGATATGGTTATTACTGGTGGCGGAGAAAAACCAACGGCCACCAGGCATTCGTAGCAACAGGTTATGGCGGCCAGCTTATCTGTGTTATTCCTGATTTAAAAATGGTGATCGTAACCACTTGTTTTTTGAATGATAAAAACAAAGGCAGATCTGATATTAAAAGACTTCATTATTTCATTGATAAAATAACACAAAAGGAAACCGAAACCAATAAGAACTTATAA
- a CDS encoding bestrophin family protein — MITTKYVNYKQVLNLAGIHLILISIWCTLIAVFFYFFNWHWMTIPWVPVALIGTAEAFLVGFKNNQAYDRLWEARKIWGGIVNSSRSFASMVYAFDTKNEGIGVFDLEDRKKRIVFRHIAWLYTFREQLLVPTEWEHISTDKKFGNINLRRNRLIKAGFPDYGRAPIFLHKYLSEEEYDLKNDYKNFATYLTAQQAKDINELKNMGAITEFNQTQLQNALNEFYNFQGQAERIKKFPSPRQFASTAFVFNILFIMLLPLGLVNEFAKLGDWGIWTSIPFCIIIGWIYIIMELVGDYSENPFAGLMFDVPMLSICRTIEIDLLQMSGETDLPDPISSKNGVLV; from the coding sequence ATGATCACAACCAAATACGTCAATTATAAACAGGTTCTCAATCTGGCCGGTATACATCTTATCTTAATCTCTATCTGGTGTACATTGATTGCTGTTTTCTTTTACTTCTTCAACTGGCACTGGATGACAATTCCCTGGGTTCCTGTAGCACTGATTGGTACAGCAGAGGCATTTCTTGTGGGTTTTAAAAATAACCAGGCTTATGACAGACTTTGGGAAGCCAGAAAAATCTGGGGTGGTATTGTGAATTCAAGCCGTTCATTTGCTTCTATGGTGTATGCTTTTGATACCAAAAATGAAGGAATTGGCGTTTTTGATCTTGAAGACCGTAAAAAAAGAATTGTCTTTCGTCATATTGCATGGTTGTATACTTTCCGTGAACAACTTTTGGTTCCTACAGAATGGGAACATATCAGTACAGACAAGAAATTCGGGAATATCAATCTGAGAAGAAACAGATTGATCAAAGCTGGATTCCCTGATTACGGAAGAGCCCCTATTTTCCTCCACAAATACCTTTCGGAGGAAGAATATGATCTTAAGAATGATTATAAAAACTTTGCTACCTACCTGACTGCTCAACAGGCAAAAGACATCAATGAACTTAAAAATATGGGTGCTATTACAGAATTCAACCAAACTCAGCTGCAGAACGCTCTGAATGAATTCTATAATTTTCAGGGACAGGCAGAAAGAATCAAAAAATTTCCTTCTCCAAGACAATTTGCCAGCACAGCCTTTGTTTTTAATATTCTTTTTATCATGCTTCTTCCGCTAGGATTAGTAAATGAGTTTGCGAAACTTGGCGATTGGGGAATCTGGACTTCTATTCCGTTCTGTATCATTATCGGATGGATCTACATCATTATGGAACTGGTGGGAGACTATTCTGAAAACCCATTTGCAGGATTGATGTTTGATGTACCTATGCTTTCTATCTGCAGAACGATTGAAATAGACCTTCTTCAGATGAGCGGAGAAACAGATCTCCCTGATCCTATTTCTTCTAAAAACGGAGTGTTGGTTTAA
- a CDS encoding thiamine pyrophosphate-dependent enzyme codes for MENALHEKVSQDILLKAYNHMMLAKAMADIYEENRNICKYVHSTSRGHEAIQLATAYQLKKEDWVSPYYRDESILLGIGFEPYQLMLQLLAKADDPFSGGRSYYSHPSSRDENKPKIVHQSSATGMQTIPTTGVAQGIKYIQDFNLQEFENNPVVVCSLGDNSVTEGEVSEALQFAALHQLPIIFLVQDNEWGISVTKDEARTCDAYDFVAGFTGLSRMRVDGTDFVESFEAMKKAVDFVRTERKPLVVCAKTVLIGHHTSGVRREFYRDEEDLTKHRAKDPGEILRKHLLETGTDEDLLKQITKKARLEAEEAFERAKNAEDPKPESVMQHVFAPTPITEETGTREPANGEKIVMVDAAIHAIQELMWKHPEALLYGQDVGERIGGVFRETVTLGKKFGSKRVFNTAIQEAYIIGSTAGMSAVGLKPIVEVQFADYIYPGINQLITEISKSNYLSGGKFPVSNIIRVPIGAYGGGGPYHSGSVESILANIKGIKIAYPSNAADFKGLLKAAYYDPNPVVMLEHKGLYWSKVPGTEDAKTIEPAEDYVLPFGKGKVIIEADKDETEKGRTLLVVTYGMGVYWAKEAAKNFNGRIEVIDLRTLIPLDEELVFERVKAHGKCIVLTEEQLNNSFAEAFAHRISKNCFKYLDAPVETMGSLDVPAVPINLILEKEMLPNAEKLSNKIEEMLKY; via the coding sequence ATGGAAAATGCACTTCACGAAAAAGTTTCTCAGGATATATTGCTCAAAGCGTATAATCATATGATGCTGGCCAAAGCAATGGCCGATATTTACGAAGAAAACAGAAATATCTGTAAATATGTTCATAGTACTTCAAGAGGCCATGAAGCCATCCAGCTTGCAACAGCTTATCAGCTAAAGAAAGAAGACTGGGTTTCTCCTTATTACAGAGACGAAAGTATTCTTTTGGGAATTGGTTTTGAGCCTTATCAATTGATGCTTCAATTACTGGCTAAAGCTGATGATCCTTTTTCAGGAGGAAGATCTTATTATTCCCATCCTTCAAGCAGGGATGAAAACAAACCCAAAATTGTTCACCAGAGTTCCGCAACCGGAATGCAAACCATTCCTACTACAGGAGTAGCTCAGGGAATCAAATACATACAGGATTTCAATCTTCAGGAGTTCGAAAATAACCCTGTTGTTGTCTGCAGCCTTGGAGACAATTCTGTTACAGAAGGTGAAGTGAGTGAGGCTTTACAGTTTGCCGCTTTACATCAGCTTCCTATTATTTTCCTTGTACAGGATAATGAATGGGGAATTTCTGTAACGAAGGATGAAGCGAGAACCTGCGATGCCTATGATTTTGTTGCCGGATTCACCGGATTAAGCAGAATGAGAGTAGACGGAACAGATTTCGTGGAAAGTTTCGAAGCGATGAAAAAAGCTGTAGATTTTGTAAGAACGGAAAGAAAACCTTTAGTCGTTTGTGCAAAAACTGTTTTAATCGGGCATCATACTTCCGGAGTAAGAAGAGAATTCTATAGAGACGAAGAAGATTTAACTAAACACAGAGCTAAAGATCCGGGAGAAATCCTTAGAAAACATTTACTGGAAACAGGTACTGATGAAGATCTTTTAAAGCAGATCACAAAAAAGGCCCGCCTGGAAGCTGAAGAAGCTTTTGAAAGAGCTAAAAACGCTGAAGACCCGAAGCCAGAATCTGTAATGCAGCATGTTTTTGCCCCTACTCCGATTACAGAGGAAACAGGAACACGTGAACCTGCCAACGGAGAAAAAATTGTGATGGTAGATGCTGCCATCCACGCGATACAGGAATTGATGTGGAAACACCCTGAAGCTCTTCTTTACGGACAGGATGTTGGAGAAAGAATTGGTGGGGTTTTCCGTGAAACAGTAACTTTAGGAAAGAAATTCGGAAGCAAAAGGGTATTCAATACAGCAATTCAGGAAGCTTATATCATTGGATCTACAGCCGGAATGAGTGCTGTAGGATTAAAACCAATCGTTGAGGTTCAGTTTGCAGATTATATTTATCCGGGAATCAACCAGCTAATTACAGAGATTTCAAAATCCAACTATTTAAGTGGTGGAAAATTCCCTGTAAGCAATATCATCCGTGTTCCTATCGGAGCATACGGAGGTGGTGGTCCCTACCACAGTGGAAGTGTTGAAAGTATTTTAGCCAATATCAAAGGAATCAAAATAGCATATCCAAGTAATGCAGCAGACTTTAAAGGTCTGTTAAAAGCAGCTTATTACGATCCGAATCCGGTAGTAATGCTGGAGCACAAAGGATTATACTGGAGTAAAGTTCCGGGAACTGAAGATGCGAAAACAATAGAACCTGCTGAAGACTATGTACTTCCGTTTGGAAAAGGAAAAGTAATCATCGAAGCAGATAAAGATGAAACTGAAAAAGGCAGAACTTTATTAGTGGTTACTTACGGAATGGGTGTTTACTGGGCTAAAGAAGCCGCTAAGAATTTCAATGGAAGAATTGAGGTGATTGATTTAAGAACATTAATTCCTCTTGATGAAGAACTTGTTTTTGAAAGAGTAAAAGCGCATGGAAAATGTATCGTTCTCACTGAAGAACAGCTTAATAACTCTTTTGCAGAAGCTTTTGCCCACCGTATTTCCAAAAACTGCTTCAAATATCTTGATGCACCGGTAGAAACCATGGGATCACTGGATGTACCTGCTGTACCAATCAATCTGATCCTGGAAAAAGAAATGCTTCCCAATGCTGAAAAGCTCAGCAATAAGATTGAAGAAATGCTGAAATATTAA
- a CDS encoding S8 family peptidase: protein MKKQLLLISTLIITLASAQNNEELNSQLERQRIDNNERFDSYVSKRYGSNKTPEVLKEIEQQRTNLAGFLPDNRPYFFQAHDMDQIKNSNSDFLQGGTITGLTGSFNGEGIKFTIFDGSTSSGVARVFAGHVFFNNLPNRITNKESSTVNYGDHATAVSSFIGAKDYPYTVTFTNGTTRQVNFKGIAPNSTIDAYAFGTSVLDGETTPKTVFQKITTAQPNISNHSYGTNQGWADPQLINNEPSWVWNGAFSSPNNTFDAQGTYHTNDRDYDQIVYNNPSYIIVKSAGNSFGEGPSADTSTYKKYYKDNSGNLVEFTATDTLPQNNCAQGYDCIGIGSLGKNIIVVAAADRITTNDGRYTSSSDVIHSSYSSAGPRDDGGIKPDITAVGTSVASAWTDNNATGGSKIDIGDGTSYSAPVVTGIIGLWIQINKQLFSGSLLNAASAKTLMVHSAKEAGNIGPDPQFGWGFIDAKKGAELLVGKSNNSIIFNDETLNSGVANVKTVKASGSEPLKVTISWVDPEFTNFTNQWNNIYNNRGSKLINDLDLKITDTTTNTVYYPWKLDANNPMTPATKGDNTVDNVEQVVIDTPVAGRTYKIEITNKGILKNNAGGNAPQNYSIITTGFTELLGTREAANPLNNLAIAPTVTKDFTNILKAPKKSTFNVYDLTGKKLQNGIINNDKEQIDLSTYTKGIYIIEVKTDKDVISKKVIKE, encoded by the coding sequence ATGAAGAAACAATTACTTTTAATCAGCACATTGATTATTACATTAGCAAGTGCGCAAAACAATGAAGAATTAAACAGTCAATTAGAACGCCAAAGAATAGACAACAATGAAAGGTTTGATTCTTATGTATCTAAACGATATGGCTCTAACAAAACTCCTGAAGTTTTAAAAGAGATTGAGCAGCAAAGAACCAATCTGGCAGGGTTTTTACCTGATAACAGACCCTATTTTTTTCAAGCTCATGACATGGATCAGATTAAAAACTCCAATTCTGATTTTTTACAGGGAGGAACTATTACAGGTTTAACGGGATCTTTTAACGGCGAAGGTATTAAGTTCACTATTTTCGACGGAAGTACCTCATCCGGTGTAGCAAGAGTATTTGCTGGTCACGTTTTTTTTAACAATTTACCGAATAGAATAACGAATAAAGAAAGCAGCACTGTCAATTATGGCGACCACGCAACAGCTGTTTCCAGTTTTATAGGAGCAAAAGATTACCCATATACCGTAACATTTACGAATGGTACAACAAGACAGGTTAATTTCAAAGGAATTGCACCTAATTCTACTATAGATGCCTATGCTTTTGGAACTTCTGTTCTGGACGGCGAAACTACCCCAAAAACAGTATTTCAAAAAATTACAACGGCTCAACCTAACATTTCCAATCATTCTTACGGAACCAATCAGGGATGGGCTGACCCCCAGCTGATTAATAATGAACCTTCATGGGTATGGAATGGGGCGTTTTCAAGCCCAAATAATACCTTTGATGCTCAGGGAACTTATCATACGAATGATCGTGACTATGACCAGATTGTATACAACAACCCCTCATATATCATCGTAAAATCTGCAGGAAACTCATTTGGTGAAGGGCCTAGCGCTGATACAAGCACTTATAAAAAGTATTATAAAGATAATTCGGGAAATTTAGTTGAATTCACAGCAACTGATACATTACCTCAAAACAATTGTGCACAGGGATATGACTGTATAGGGATTGGGTCTCTCGGAAAAAACATTATCGTTGTAGCAGCAGCAGATAGAATTACAACTAATGACGGAAGATACACAAGTTCTTCAGATGTTATTCATTCCTCTTACAGCAGTGCCGGACCAAGAGACGACGGAGGTATCAAACCGGATATTACCGCTGTAGGAACAAGTGTTGCCAGTGCATGGACAGACAATAATGCTACAGGAGGCAGCAAAATCGATATAGGAGACGGAACTTCTTATTCTGCACCTGTTGTGACAGGTATTATTGGACTTTGGATACAGATTAACAAACAACTATTTTCCGGAAGTTTATTAAATGCTGCATCGGCAAAAACCTTAATGGTACACTCAGCAAAAGAAGCAGGAAATATAGGCCCTGACCCACAATTTGGCTGGGGATTTATTGATGCAAAAAAAGGAGCAGAACTTCTTGTAGGGAAATCCAACAACAGTATTATCTTTAATGATGAAACATTAAACAGCGGAGTTGCCAATGTAAAAACAGTAAAAGCATCAGGTTCAGAGCCGTTAAAAGTTACCATATCATGGGTAGATCCTGAGTTCACCAACTTTACCAATCAATGGAATAATATTTACAATAACAGAGGTTCCAAACTGATTAATGACCTGGATCTAAAAATCACAGACACTACTACCAATACTGTTTATTACCCATGGAAACTGGATGCCAACAACCCAATGACTCCGGCTACTAAAGGAGATAATACCGTAGATAATGTTGAACAGGTTGTGATTGATACTCCGGTTGCCGGAAGAACTTATAAAATAGAGATCACAAATAAAGGGATACTTAAAAACAATGCAGGCGGAAATGCTCCTCAAAACTACTCTATTATCACAACAGGGTTTACCGAGTTATTAGGAACCAGAGAAGCTGCAAATCCTCTTAATAATCTGGCAATAGCACCTACAGTTACAAAGGACTTTACAAATATCCTGAAAGCACCTAAAAAATCTACTTTCAATGTATATGATCTTACAGGTAAAAAACTACAAAACGGAATCATCAACAATGATAAAGAACAGATAGATTTATCCACATATACAAAAGGAATTTACATCATTGAAGTAAAAACAGACAAAGATGTTATTTCTAAAAAAGTGATCAAGGAATAA